DNA sequence from the Acidimicrobiales bacterium genome:
AGGACATGAGCGACACGACGACATCGGAGCGGCTGCTGTACCGGGTGCCAGAGGCCGCTGGGGTGCTCGGGCTCGGACAAACGACGGTCAAGGCGTTGATCGCCTCGGGCGAGCTGCGATCAGTGAAGATCCGTGGGGCTCGCCGCGTCTCGGCGACCGCGCTGGCTGACTACGTCGCCGGCCTGGACGGGTTGTAGGTCGGCATGGCGAGTGTCGAGCGGCGAGAGACAACCCGTGGCGTGCGCTACGACGTCCGTTACCGCGAGCCTGGTGGGCGGCCTCGGACCAAGACGTTCCGACGGCGAGGCGACGCGGACCGATTCGCCCGCTCCGTCGAGGTCGACAAGGACCGCGGTCTGTTTACTGACCCGAAGCGG
Encoded proteins:
- a CDS encoding helix-turn-helix domain-containing protein — encoded protein: MSDTTTSERLLYRVPEAAGVLGLGQTTVKALIASGELRSVKIRGARRVSATALADYVAGLDGL